The genomic interval CCAGGATGCTCATACAGCAACTCCTGCAGCTTGGTCAGGGATCGGTGGTGGAGCTTGACAAACTGGCGGGTGAACCCATGGAGATACTTGTAAACCACAAGCTGATTGCCCGTGGAGAGGTCGTTGTTGTGAACGAAAAATTTGGGATCAGACTGACGGACATTATCAGCCCCATGGAAAGGATAACGCAACTGAGATGAGCGAGATTATCAAGGTAATGCTTTCGTTGTTGATCGTCCTCGGCGTAATCGCGGTTACCGCAAGGGTGATGAAGGGCAGGTCGGTCTCAACCACGGGCCTCCTCAGGACATTGGGCTACCTCAGTCTGGGACCGAGAAAGGGTATCGCAATAGTAAAGGCAGGCAGGGAAGTGATGCTCCTTGCCGTCACACCCAATGATCTGAAACTCCTGAAGACAATACCTGAAGAAGACGTTTCCGTAGAGCTTGCATCCATTAAGGACAACATCAAACAAATCAAGGGACTGAAGGAACGATTCCTGAAAACGGCTACCCGCAAATGACCGGAAAAAGCCCCACAGGACGCTTTCCATGGACGACCTCTTTAGTTGTAACGGCAGGGACAACTGCGTTCATCCTGCTGCCGGCCCCCGTGTGGGCCTTTGATCTCGGCAGCATCGACAGCCCCGTTATCAATCTCTTTATTATCTTAAGTCTTCTCACATTCATCCCTGCAATACTTGTGATGTTTACATCGTTTACCAGGATCGTAGTGGTTCTGGCCTTCATGAGACAGGCCATCGGCGGCCAGCAGATCCCCCCCAATCCCGTAATCATCGGACTCGCTCTCTTTCTCACGCTCTTTGTGATGGCCCCTGTCTTTGACAAGGTACAGTCAGAGGCGGTCACCCCATACATGCAAAAAAAAATAACCTTCGGGGAGGCCGTGAAAAAGGCCGAACCGTCCTTCAAGGGGTTTATGCTCAAACAGACAAGGGAAAAGGACCTCCAACTCTTCATAACCATCAGCAAGACGGAGAACATAAAGAAACCTGAGGATATCCCCATAAGGATCGTGGTCCCGGCATTTGCAATAAGTGAACTCAGAACCGCCTTCGAGATCGGGTTCCTGGTATATCTTCCGTTTCTTATTATCGACATGGTGGTCTCAAGTGTCCTGCTCTCTCTTGGAATGATGATGCTGCCCCCTGTGATTATCTCGCTGCCCTTCAAGCTGCTCCTCTTTGTGCTTGTGGACGGCTGGAACCTTATTATAAGTTCACTCGTAAGGAGTTTCGTATGACCATAAGCCTTGTAAAGGATATTGCCACAGAGGTATTCAAGACGGTCCTGCTTGCCTCCGGGCCGGTGCTGATAGTAAGCCTCCTGGTAGGACTCGTGATAAGCTTCTTCCAGGCGGTGACACAGCTTCAGGAGTTTACACTGACATTCGTACCGAAGATTCTCGCTGTCTTTGTATGCCTGCTCTTCTTTCTCCCGTGGATCGCAAGCACCCTTGTAGACTTTACACACAGGTTATTCATAAACATACCCTATTACATAAAATGAGCGGCTATGAAATCATATGATATCCCCGCGGAAATGGTGATAACCTTCGTTCTGGTTCTTATCAGGTTGAGCATGATTATGGCGCTCCTGCCCGTATTCGGCAGCAAAACCCTGCCCCCGCTCTTCAAGATCGGCCTGATAGTCGCCATCTCAATGGCTCTCACACCTGTCGTCAGTGTCAGCTACAA from bacterium BMS3Abin08 carries:
- the fliN gene encoding flagellar motor switch protein FliN yields the protein MDKTVEEKPNGNDPEDAGFEELQSETNEEKARDINFLLDIPLEVTVELGRTRMLIQQLLQLGQGSVVELDKLAGEPMEILVNHKLIARGEVVVVNEKFGIRLTDIISPMERITQLR
- a CDS encoding flagellar biosynthesis protein, FliO; the protein is MSEIIKVMLSLLIVLGVIAVTARVMKGRSVSTTGLLRTLGYLSLGPRKGIAIVKAGREVMLLAVTPNDLKLLKTIPEEDVSVELASIKDNIKQIKGLKERFLKTATRK
- the fliP gene encoding flagellar biosynthetic protein FliP precursor; amino-acid sequence: MTGKSPTGRFPWTTSLVVTAGTTAFILLPAPVWAFDLGSIDSPVINLFIILSLLTFIPAILVMFTSFTRIVVVLAFMRQAIGGQQIPPNPVIIGLALFLTLFVMAPVFDKVQSEAVTPYMQKKITFGEAVKKAEPSFKGFMLKQTREKDLQLFITISKTENIKKPEDIPIRIVVPAFAISELRTAFEIGFLVYLPFLIIDMVVSSVLLSLGMMMLPPVIISLPFKLLLFVLVDGWNLIISSLVRSFV
- the fliQ gene encoding flagellar biosynthetic protein FliQ codes for the protein MTISLVKDIATEVFKTVLLASGPVLIVSLLVGLVISFFQAVTQLQEFTLTFVPKILAVFVCLLFFLPWIASTLVDFTHRLFINIPYYIK